One genomic segment of Natrialbaceae archaeon AArc-T1-2 includes these proteins:
- a CDS encoding magnesium transporter yields MVVPQGSLGTWDWRSIVGNMFPLLIVLSIIVLWAGITLEGAEEMLERYGLLAVMVPTMVDMGGNLGAILSSRLSTRFHLGTTTIDPKDRVLWANVGAILALAVTVFTALAIGAYLVGTVIGSPLGLGTLLLISLVSGMSVAVIAIVFSFAATYASYRLGIDPDDTTIPIVTNVVDVFGMVIFIGVSALVLGF; encoded by the coding sequence CTCGGGACGTGGGACTGGCGATCGATCGTCGGCAACATGTTTCCGCTGCTAATCGTGCTCTCGATCATCGTCCTCTGGGCTGGTATCACTTTAGAGGGTGCAGAGGAGATGCTCGAACGGTACGGTCTTCTGGCGGTGATGGTGCCGACGATGGTCGACATGGGCGGCAACCTCGGTGCGATCTTGAGTTCGCGACTGTCGACCCGGTTTCACCTGGGAACGACGACGATCGACCCGAAAGACCGGGTGCTGTGGGCGAACGTCGGCGCAATCCTGGCACTCGCCGTGACGGTCTTTACCGCGCTCGCAATCGGCGCGTATCTGGTCGGCACCGTCATCGGCTCGCCGCTCGGACTCGGTACCTTACTGCTCATCTCGCTCGTCAGCGGCATGTCGGTGGCCGTGATCGCGATCGTCTTCAGCTTCGCCGCGACCTACGCCTCCTACCGGCTGGGGATCGACCCGGACGACACGACGATCCCGATCGTCACCAACGTCGTCGACGTCTTCGGGATGGTCATCTTCATCGGCGTCTCGGCGCTAGTCCTCGGGTTCTGA
- a CDS encoding proline dehydrogenase family protein — translation MLPPVANRFVAGETASEAIDHARRQTVHGIKPMFNLLGSHHDDLATAEADTAEYRQLIADVAAADLGCETAISLKPTQLGLECSPVRFRDLLACVLETAVEHDVFVWLDMEAHTTVDATLDAYERFARVSDGRIGVCLQADLERTADDLERLASVPGKLRLVKGGAYERPPGVAYTDADRIDRAYRELLERAFESVEGTVAVATHDPAMIEYAIDRAGDAEADLEFQLLMGVRPQTQRELATEYDVWQFLPYGTRWKRWALNRVKRNAGFAARAVAGNVLSFTGTSGTDAARTGVVATDGAGSDSGSGLESSRE, via the coding sequence ATGCTCCCGCCAGTCGCGAACCGTTTCGTCGCCGGCGAGACGGCGTCCGAGGCGATCGACCACGCCCGGCGGCAGACGGTCCACGGCATCAAGCCGATGTTCAATCTGCTCGGCTCACACCACGACGATTTGGCGACCGCCGAGGCCGACACTGCGGAGTATCGCCAGCTGATCGCAGACGTCGCCGCCGCCGATCTCGGATGCGAGACGGCGATCTCGCTCAAACCGACCCAGCTCGGGCTCGAGTGCAGTCCCGTCCGGTTTCGCGACCTGCTCGCTTGCGTTCTCGAGACGGCCGTCGAGCACGACGTCTTCGTCTGGCTCGACATGGAAGCACACACGACGGTCGACGCCACGCTCGACGCCTACGAACGCTTCGCACGCGTCTCCGACGGCCGGATCGGCGTCTGTCTGCAGGCTGACCTCGAGCGCACGGCCGACGACCTCGAGCGTCTCGCGTCCGTCCCGGGAAAGCTACGTCTCGTCAAAGGCGGTGCCTACGAGCGCCCGCCCGGGGTCGCCTACACGGACGCAGATCGCATCGACCGAGCCTACCGCGAACTCCTCGAGCGAGCGTTCGAGAGCGTCGAGGGGACGGTCGCCGTCGCCACCCACGATCCCGCGATGATCGAGTACGCGATCGACCGCGCCGGAGACGCCGAGGCCGACCTCGAGTTCCAGCTGCTGATGGGCGTTCGTCCGCAGACCCAGCGTGAGCTCGCGACCGAGTACGACGTCTGGCAGTTTCTGCCGTACGGCACCCGCTGGAAGCGGTGGGCGCTCAACCGGGTGAAACGAAACGCGGGGTTCGCCGCACGCGCAGTCGCCGGGAACGTCCTGTCGTTCACCGGGACGAGCGGGACCGACGCGGCTCGAACCGGTGTGGTCGCGACCGACGGAGCGGGCAGCGACTCCGGCTCAGGACTCGAGTCGT